The following are encoded together in the Equus quagga isolate Etosha38 chromosome 15, UCLA_HA_Equagga_1.0, whole genome shotgun sequence genome:
- the LOC124226947 gene encoding saoe class I histocompatibility antigen, A alpha chain-like isoform X1 encodes MARIPVMAPRTLLLLLSGALTLTETWAGSHSLRYFLTGVSRPGRGEPRFIAVGYVDDTQFERFDSDAASPRVEPRAPWMEQVGPEYWEEQTLLAKDVAQTFRVDLNILRGLYNQSEAGSHTLQVLYGCDAGPEGRLLRGYRQSAYDGADYIALNEDLRSWTAADAVAQITKRKWEVEGEAEQERNYLEGRCVKWLLRHLENGKETLQRAGAPKTHVTHHPISDHEVTLRCWALDFYPAEITLTWQRDGEDLTQDMELVETRPAGDGTFQKWAAVVVPSGEEQSYMCLVQHKGLPEPLTLRWEPPPEATIIVGVIAGLGLFVVTGAAVAGAVIWRKKRSGREGDGESEFSSPTDGFQAPGSDSAQGSDVSLMDPKV; translated from the exons ATGGCGAGGATCCCTGTTATGGCGCCTCGaaccctcctcctgctgctctcggGGGCCCTGACCCTGACCGAGACCTGGGCGG gctcccactcccTGAGGTATTTCCTCACCGGCGTGTCCCGGCCCGGCCGCGGGGAGCCCCGCTTCATCGCCGTCGGCTACGTGGACGACACGCAGTTCGAGCGGTTCGACAGCGACGCCGCGAGTCCGAGGGTGGAGCCGCGGGCGCCTTGGATGGAGCAGGTGGGGCCGGAGTATTGGGAAGAGCAGACGCTGCTCGCCAAGGACGTAGCACAGACTTTCCGAGTGGACCTGAACATCCTGCGCGGCTTATACAACCAGAGCGAGGCTG GGTCTCACACTCTCCAGGTGTTGTATGGCTGCGACGCGGGGCCGGAGGGGCGCCTACTCCGCGGGTACAGACAGTCCGCCTACGACGGCGCCGATTACATCGCCCTGAACGAGGACCTGCGCTCCTGGACCGCGGCGGACGCAGTGGCTCAGATCACCAAGCGCAAGTGGGAGGTGGAAGGTGAGGCGGAGCAAGAAAGGAACTACCTGGAAGGCAGGTGCGTGAAGTGGCTCCTGAGACACCTGGAGAACGGGAAGGAGACGCTGCAGCGCGCGG GCGCCCCGAAGACACATGTGACCCACCACCCCATCTCTGACCATGAGGTCACCCTGAGATGCTGGGCCCTGGACTTCTACCCTGCGGAGATCACCCTGACCTGGCAGCGTGACGGGGAGGACCTGACACAGGACATGGAGCTTGTGGAGACCAGGCCTGCAGGGGATGGGACCTTCCAGAAGTGGGCGGCTGTGGTGGTACCTTCTGGGGAGGAGCAGAGCTACATGTGCCTTGTGCAGCACAAGGGGCTGCCTGAGCCCCTCACCCTGAGATGGG aGCCGCCTCCTGAGGCCACCATCATCGTGGGCGTCATTGCTGGCCTGGGTCTCTTTGTGGTCACTGGCGCTGCAGTAGCTGGAGCTGTGATCTGGAGGAAGAAGCGTTCTGGTAGGGAAGGGGATGGAGAATCTGAATTTTCTTCTCCCACTGACGGATTTCAAGCCCCAG GCAGTGACAGTGCCCAGGGCTCTGATGTGTCTCTCATGGATCCTAAAG TGTGA
- the LOC124226947 gene encoding saoe class I histocompatibility antigen, A alpha chain-like isoform X3, whose protein sequence is MARIPVMAPRTLLLLLSGALTLTETWAGSHSLRYFLTGVSRPGRGEPRFIAVGYVDDTQFERFDSDAASPRVEPRAPWMEQVGPEYWEEQTLLAKDVAQTFRVDLNILRGLYNQSEAGSHTLQVLYGCDAGPEGRLLRGYRQSAYDGADYIALNEDLRSWTAADAVAQITKRKWEVEGEAEQERNYLEGRCVKWLLRHLENGKETLQRAGAPKTHVTHHPISDHEVTLRCWALDFYPAEITLTWQRDGEDLTQDMELVETRPAGDGTFQKWAAVVVPSGEEQSYMCLVQHKGLPEPLTLRWGSDSAQGSDVSLMDPKV, encoded by the exons ATGGCGAGGATCCCTGTTATGGCGCCTCGaaccctcctcctgctgctctcggGGGCCCTGACCCTGACCGAGACCTGGGCGG gctcccactcccTGAGGTATTTCCTCACCGGCGTGTCCCGGCCCGGCCGCGGGGAGCCCCGCTTCATCGCCGTCGGCTACGTGGACGACACGCAGTTCGAGCGGTTCGACAGCGACGCCGCGAGTCCGAGGGTGGAGCCGCGGGCGCCTTGGATGGAGCAGGTGGGGCCGGAGTATTGGGAAGAGCAGACGCTGCTCGCCAAGGACGTAGCACAGACTTTCCGAGTGGACCTGAACATCCTGCGCGGCTTATACAACCAGAGCGAGGCTG GGTCTCACACTCTCCAGGTGTTGTATGGCTGCGACGCGGGGCCGGAGGGGCGCCTACTCCGCGGGTACAGACAGTCCGCCTACGACGGCGCCGATTACATCGCCCTGAACGAGGACCTGCGCTCCTGGACCGCGGCGGACGCAGTGGCTCAGATCACCAAGCGCAAGTGGGAGGTGGAAGGTGAGGCGGAGCAAGAAAGGAACTACCTGGAAGGCAGGTGCGTGAAGTGGCTCCTGAGACACCTGGAGAACGGGAAGGAGACGCTGCAGCGCGCGG GCGCCCCGAAGACACATGTGACCCACCACCCCATCTCTGACCATGAGGTCACCCTGAGATGCTGGGCCCTGGACTTCTACCCTGCGGAGATCACCCTGACCTGGCAGCGTGACGGGGAGGACCTGACACAGGACATGGAGCTTGTGGAGACCAGGCCTGCAGGGGATGGGACCTTCCAGAAGTGGGCGGCTGTGGTGGTACCTTCTGGGGAGGAGCAGAGCTACATGTGCCTTGTGCAGCACAAGGGGCTGCCTGAGCCCCTCACCCTGAGATGGG GCAGTGACAGTGCCCAGGGCTCTGATGTGTCTCTCATGGATCCTAAAG TGTGA
- the LOC124226947 gene encoding saoe class I histocompatibility antigen, A alpha chain-like isoform X2, whose amino-acid sequence MARIPVMAPRTLLLLLSGALTLTETWAGSHSLRYFLTGVSRPGRGEPRFIAVGYVDDTQFERFDSDAASPRVEPRAPWMEQVGPEYWEEQTLLAKDVAQTFRVDLNILRGLYNQSEAGSHTLQVLYGCDAGPEGRLLRGYRQSAYDGADYIALNEDLRSWTAADAVAQITKRKWEVEGEAEQERNYLEGRCVKWLLRHLENGKETLQRAGAPKTHVTHHPISDHEVTLRCWALDFYPAEITLTWQRDGEDLTQDMELVETRPAGDGTFQKWAAVVVPSGEEQSYMCLVQHKGLPEPLTLRWEPPPEATIIVGVIAGLGLFVVTGAAVAGAVIWRKKRSGSDSAQGSDVSLMDPKV is encoded by the exons ATGGCGAGGATCCCTGTTATGGCGCCTCGaaccctcctcctgctgctctcggGGGCCCTGACCCTGACCGAGACCTGGGCGG gctcccactcccTGAGGTATTTCCTCACCGGCGTGTCCCGGCCCGGCCGCGGGGAGCCCCGCTTCATCGCCGTCGGCTACGTGGACGACACGCAGTTCGAGCGGTTCGACAGCGACGCCGCGAGTCCGAGGGTGGAGCCGCGGGCGCCTTGGATGGAGCAGGTGGGGCCGGAGTATTGGGAAGAGCAGACGCTGCTCGCCAAGGACGTAGCACAGACTTTCCGAGTGGACCTGAACATCCTGCGCGGCTTATACAACCAGAGCGAGGCTG GGTCTCACACTCTCCAGGTGTTGTATGGCTGCGACGCGGGGCCGGAGGGGCGCCTACTCCGCGGGTACAGACAGTCCGCCTACGACGGCGCCGATTACATCGCCCTGAACGAGGACCTGCGCTCCTGGACCGCGGCGGACGCAGTGGCTCAGATCACCAAGCGCAAGTGGGAGGTGGAAGGTGAGGCGGAGCAAGAAAGGAACTACCTGGAAGGCAGGTGCGTGAAGTGGCTCCTGAGACACCTGGAGAACGGGAAGGAGACGCTGCAGCGCGCGG GCGCCCCGAAGACACATGTGACCCACCACCCCATCTCTGACCATGAGGTCACCCTGAGATGCTGGGCCCTGGACTTCTACCCTGCGGAGATCACCCTGACCTGGCAGCGTGACGGGGAGGACCTGACACAGGACATGGAGCTTGTGGAGACCAGGCCTGCAGGGGATGGGACCTTCCAGAAGTGGGCGGCTGTGGTGGTACCTTCTGGGGAGGAGCAGAGCTACATGTGCCTTGTGCAGCACAAGGGGCTGCCTGAGCCCCTCACCCTGAGATGGG aGCCGCCTCCTGAGGCCACCATCATCGTGGGCGTCATTGCTGGCCTGGGTCTCTTTGTGGTCACTGGCGCTGCAGTAGCTGGAGCTGTGATCTGGAGGAAGAAGCGTTCTG GCAGTGACAGTGCCCAGGGCTCTGATGTGTCTCTCATGGATCCTAAAG TGTGA